Proteins encoded together in one Labeo rohita strain BAU-BD-2019 chromosome 21, IGBB_LRoh.1.0, whole genome shotgun sequence window:
- the brd8a gene encoding bromodomain-containing protein 8 isoform X4, with protein sequence MASGVGKHKLLLGPTEPWSIREKLCLASSVMKSGDQNWVSVSRAIKPFAEPGRPPDWFSQKHCASQYSELLETTEAPKRKRGEKGEVVETVEDVIVRRLTAERIEELKRLIKDTQEKHRKLKRETELIQAGHLDIKLEELWEEIVRSRKQEEEEAEVKRKATDAAYQARQAVKNTPKRVPSVTVRSPSGACSPSLDFPIGDPSEDPSTTGAGSTVFVPLTELPGPGVVEASLGSLLDESTQKKLLGQKITPPPSPLLSELLKKGSLLPTSPRLRLTSGRLTHRLTSTLKKKAVEGESPSSQLTGSLDNQMMTSSLPASQAATGSDGVASASVDNKEAVLGEEDLVTVSYMAEELDLETVGDIIAIIEEKGDENAEALDAAAVEAALSLCEDTGHNLSGTWEPNPFRPIGPEPSSTSEDLDPHSLHLLEGKREGPDMCVSGSGCAQGYTTLSTTVPSVPQDPTPTAGAHSDPLALRPEHTDEAQEGQPESLRAVIKSETDEWTPSQSDTRSEDDPVIKQHSKEVKEEEEAVSDAEEGSVSEMKAGLEGDGVEDCGGEEDGDGVYLSEPEGETELDPPASESEDGYSMHTASSSVQLHTTADSIPSSPASSQFSICSEDQEAIQAQKIWKKAIMLVWRAAANHRYANVFLQPVTDDIAPGYHSIVHRPMDLSTIKKNIENGLIRTTAEFQRDIMLMFQNAVMYNSSDHDVFHMAVEMQRDVLEQIQQFLATQLIMQTSESGISAKSLRGRDANRKQDANDKDCVPMASPAFLLSLFDGGTRGRRCAIEADLKMKK encoded by the exons ATGGCGAGCGGAGTTGGAA AACATAAATTGCTGTTGGGCCCAACAGAGCCATGGTCAATTAGGGAAAAGCTGTGCCTCGCCTCATCTGTCATGAAGAGTGGAGACCAAAACTG GGTGTCTGTGAGCCGAGCCATTAAGCCATTTGCAGAACCTGGACGCCCTCCTGACTGGTTCTCTCAAAAG CATTGTGCTTCACAATACTCTGAGCTCCTGGAGACAACAGAGGCCCCAAA GAGAAAGCGGGGTGAAAAAGGGGAGGTTGTTGAGACGGTGGAAGACGTGATCGTTCGCAGGTTGACAGCAGAGAGAATAGAGGAGTTGAAGCGACTGATCAAGGACACACAAGAGAAGCACAG GAAACTGAAGAGAGAAACTGAACTCATCCAGGCAGGACATCTGGACATTAAACTTGAGGAGCTATGGGAGGAAATTGTACG GAGCAGAAAACAAGAGGAAGAGGAAGCTGAGGTGAAAAGAAAGGCCACAGATGCAGCATACCAGG ccaggCAGGCAGTGAAGAACACTCCTAAACGTGTGCCCAGTGTGACAGTGCGCTCCCCGTCTGGGGCCTGCTCCCCGAGCCTGGATTTTCCTATTGGAGATCCATCTGAAGATCCTAGCACCACt GGGGCAGGATCAACAGTGTTTGTGCCTCTGACGGAGCTGCCAGGCCCTGGAGTGGTAGAGGCGAGTTTGGGGTCTCTGCTAGATGAATCAACACAGAAGAAGCTTTTGGGTCAGAAAATCACGCCGCCTCCATCTCCTCTCCTGTCAGAACTACTAAAGAAAGGCAGTCTTCTTCCCACCAGCCCGAGACTG CGGCTAACGTCTGGCAggctcacccataggcttacttccacgttaaagaaaaag GCAGTTGAGGGAGAATCTCCATCCAGTCAACTTACAGGAAGTCTTGATAATCAGATGATGACTTCTTCACTACCTGCCTCTCAGGCAGCGACAG GAAGTGATGGAGTTGCTAGTGCTTCAGTGGATAATAAGGAGGCGGTTTTAGGGGAGGAGGACCTGGTGACTGTGTCTTATATGGCAGAGGAGCTGGACTTAGAGACAGTTGGGGACATTATAGCCATTATTGAAGAGAAG GGTGACGAGAATGCCGAGGCACTGGATGCTGCGGCAGTGGAAGCCGCTCTGTCTCTGTGTGAGGACACGGGTCACAACCTGTCAGGTACCTGGGAGCCCAACCCCTTCAGGCCCATTGGCCCTGAGCCCTCCAGCACTTCAGAGGACCTAGACCCACATTCCCTGCATCTGTTAGAAGGGAAGCGAGAGGGTCCTGACATGTGTGTATCCGGCAGTGGTTGCGCACAAGGGTACACAACCCTCTCCACCACTGTCCCCTCGGTTCCTCAAGACCCTACTCCGACAGCAGGAGCGCATTCAGACCCACTTGCCCTTAGACCGGAGCACACTGATGAAGCCCAGGAAGGGCAGCCAGAATCACTGCGTGCTGTGATCAAAAGCGAGACTGACGAATGGACACCGTCTCAATCAG ATACACGGTCAGAAGATGACCCTGTGATAAAACAGCACTCAAAG GAAGtaaaagaggaggaggaggccgTGAGTGATGCGGAGGAGGGCAGTGTGTCGGAGATGAAAGCTGGATTAGAAGGGGATGGAGTCGAGGATTGTGGGGGAGAAGAGGACGGAGATGGAGTTTATCTCTCCGAGCCAGAGGGGGAAACAGAGTTGGATCCTCCGGCCAGCGAGAGCGAGGACGGCTACAGTATGCATACAGCATCCTCTTCCGTACAGCTCCACACAACTGCGGACTCCATTCCCAGCAGCCCTGCCTCCTCACAGTT CTCTATCTGCAGCGAAGATCAAGAAGCGATTCAGGCTCAGAAGATCTGGAAGAAAGCCATTATGTTGGTGTGGCGagcagcagccaatcacag GTATGCAAATGTCTTCCTGCAACCAGTGACGGATGACATCGCCCCTGGTTACCACAGTATTGTCCACAG GCCAATGGATCTGTCTACCATCAAGAAGAACATTGAGAATGGGCTGATCCGCACTACAGCTGAGTTCCAGCGCGACATCATGCTGATGTTCCAGAACGCTGTGATGTACAACAGCTCGGACCATGATGTGTTCCACATGGCCGTGGAGATGCAGAGGGACGTTCTGGAGCAGATACAGCAGTTTCTGGCCACACAGTTGATCATGCAGACCTCGGAATCAGGCATCAGTGCCAAGAGCCTGCGTGGGAGAGACGCCAATCGCAAACAGGATGCCAATGACAAG GACTGTGTTCCCATGGCCTCTCCTGcattccttctctctctcttt GACGGGGGCACCAGGGGGCGACGCTGTGCTATTGAAGCAGACCTGAAGATGAAGAAATAA